The Candidatus Dormiibacterota bacterium genome includes a window with the following:
- a CDS encoding carboxymuconolactone decarboxylase family protein — MPRLPQSTHDAASGPYGPLVSVLSERPEIARTLVRHADALAGSGSVSKRIKELCALMVSWLNACDYCTSCHEDLAERLGIDRATLDDLGDYARSPHFDAAERAALAAAVSLTREPRALPDNLWSDLRAHFDAGECVEIVATIGFYNYVNRLGNALQIGAMLA; from the coding sequence GTGCCGCGGCTTCCGCAGAGCACGCACGACGCTGCGAGCGGCCCATACGGGCCGCTCGTTTCGGTATTGAGCGAGCGCCCGGAGATCGCCCGGACGCTGGTGCGACACGCCGACGCCCTCGCGGGGTCGGGCAGCGTTTCTAAGCGCATCAAGGAGCTCTGCGCGCTGATGGTATCGTGGTTGAATGCGTGCGATTACTGCACGAGCTGCCACGAGGATTTGGCCGAACGGCTCGGCATCGACCGCGCGACGCTGGACGATCTGGGCGACTACGCGCGCAGCCCGCACTTCGATGCAGCGGAGCGGGCGGCGCTAGCCGCCGCCGTATCGCTCACCCGCGAACCGCGCGCACTGCCGGATAATTTATGGAGCGACTTACGGGCGCACTTCGATGCGGGCGAATGCGTCGAGATCGTCGCGACGATCGGCTTTTACAACTACGTCAATCGCCTCGGGAACGCTCTGCAGATCGGTGCTATGCTGGCATAA